From Piliocolobus tephrosceles isolate RC106 chromosome 16, ASM277652v3, whole genome shotgun sequence, the proteins below share one genomic window:
- the SMG8 gene encoding protein SMG8, translating to MAGPVSLRELLMGASAWMGSESLGGSSTEGGGSAAGGPEPPWREDEICVVGIFGKTALRLNSEKFSLVNTVCDRQVFPVFRHQDPGDPGPGIRTEAGAMGEAGGAEDPGAADGDSVRGSGAAAEGNRTEAGSQDYSLLQAYYNQESKVLYLLLTSICDNSQLLRACRALQSGEAGGGLSLPHAEAHEFWKHQEKLQCLSLLYLFSVCHILLLVHPTCSFDITYDRVFRALDGLRQKVLPLLKTAIKDCPVGKDWKLNCRPCPPRLLFLFQLNGALKVEPPRNQDPAHPDKPKKHSPKRRLQHALEDQIYRIFRKSRVLTNQSINCLFTVPANQAFVYIVPGSQEEDPVGMLLDQLRSHCTVKDPESLLVPAPLSGPRRYQVMRQHSRQQLSFHIDSSSSSSSGQLVDFTLREFLWQHVELVLSKKGFDDSVGRNPQPSHFELPTYQKWISAASKLYEVAIDGKEEDLGSPTGELTSKILSSIKVLEGFLDIDTKFSENRCQKALPMAHSAYQSNLPHNYTMTVHKNQLAQALRVYSQHARGPAFHKYAMQLHEDCYKFWSNGHQLCEERSLTDQHCVHKFHSLPKSGEKPEADRNPPVLYHNSRARSTGACNCGRKQAPRDDPFDIKAANYDFYQLLEEKCCGKLDHINFPVFEPSTPDPAPAKNESSPAPPDSDADKLKEKEPQTQGESTSLSLALSLGQSTDSLGTYPADPQAGGDNPEVHGQVEVKTEKRPNLVDRQASTVEYLPGMLHSNCPKGLLPKFSSWSLVKLGPAKSYNFHTGLDQQGFIPGTNYLMPWDIVIRTRAEDEGDLDTNSWPAPNKAIPGKRSAVVMGRGRRRDDIARAFVGFEYEDSRGRRFMCSGPDKVMKVMGSGPKESALKALNSDMPLYILSSSQGRGLKPHYAQLMRLFVVVPDAPLQIILMPQVQPGPPPCPVFYPEKQEITLPPDGLWVLRFPYAYVTERGPCFPPKENVQLMSYKVLRGVLKAVTQ from the exons ATGGCGGGTCCCGTGAGCTTGCGAGAGCTTCTAATGGGAGCGTCAGCCTGGATGGGCTCTGAAAGTCTCGGAGGGTCCTCTACCGAGGGCGGAGGGAGCGCGGCTGGCGGACCGGAGCCTCCATGGCGGGAGGATGAGATCTGTGTTGTGGGAATCTTCGGCAAGACGGCTCTACGGCTGAATTCCGAGAAGTTCTCTCTTGTGAATACGGTGTGCGACCGACAGGTCTTTCCAGTCTTTCGCCACCAAGATCCTGGGGATCCAGGGCCTGGAATCAGGACTGAGGCTGGCGCCATGGGTGAGGCCGGTGGAGCCGAAGACCCTGGGGCTGCAGACGGGGATTCAGTTCGGGGAAGTGGAGCTGCCGCGGAAGGTAACCGAACGGAGGCAGGCTCCCAGGACTACAGCCTTCTGCAGGCCTACTACAATCAGGAAAGCAAAGTTCTCTATCTTCTCCTCACCTCCATCTGTGACAATTCACAGCTTCTACGGGCTTGTCGGGCTCTTCAGAGCGGGGAAGCTGGAGGTGGACTTTCTTTACCTCATGCAGAAGCACACGAGTTCTGGAAGCATCAAGAGAAGTTGCAGTGCCTCAGTCTCCTTTACCTATTCTCTGTCTGTCATATCTTGCTTCTGGTCCATCCCACTTGTTCCTTTGATATAACTTATGATCGAGTATTCAGAGCCCTAGATGGGCTGAGACAGAAGGTCCTGCCACTCCTTAAAACAGCCATTAAGGATTGTCCAGTTGGCAAAGACTGGAAGCTAAACTGCCGACCTTGCCCACCTAgactccttttcctctttcaacTCAATGGAGCCCTCAAGGTAGAACCTCCTCGGAACCAAGACCCAGCTCATCCAGACAAGCCCAAGAAACATTCTCCCAAAAGGAGACTGCAGCATGCCCTGGAGGACCAGATCTATAGAATCTTCCGAAAGAGTCGTGTCTTGACTAATCAGAGCATCAACTGCCTCTTTACTGTGCCTGCCAACCAAGCTTTCGTGTACATAGTACCCGGAAGCCAGGAGGAGGACCCAGTAGGTATGTTGCTGGACCAACTTAGGAGTCATTGTACTGTGAAGGACCCGGAATCTTTACTGGTGCCTGCACCCCTTTCTGGGCCTAGGCGATACCAGGTAATGAGGCAGCACAGCCGACAACAACTTTCCTTTCACATTGACAGCAGCAGTTCCAGTTCTTCAGGCCAGCTAGTGGATTTCACTCTTCGGGAATTCCTATGGCAGCATGTGGAGCTAGTCCTAAGCAAGAAAGGTTTCGATGACAGTGTGGGCAGGAACCCACAGCCTTCCCATTTCGAACTTCCTACTTATCAGAAGTGGATCTCAGCAGCTTCAAAACTGTATGAAGTGGCTATTGATGGGAAAGAGGAGGACTTGGGGTCACCCACTGGAGAGCTAACATCTAAGATTTTAAGCAGTATTAAAGTCTTGGAAGGGTTTTTGGATATTGACACAAAATTCTCAGAAAATCGATGCCAAAAAGCTTTACCCATGGCCCACAGTGCCTACCAGTCAAATTTGCCTCATAATTACACAATGACTGTCCATAAGAATCAGCTTGCCCAGGCTCTTCGAGTGTACAGTCAACATGCTAGAGGTCCAGCATTTCATAAATATGCCATGCAGTTACATGAGGACTGCTACAAATTTTGGAGCAATGGCCATCAGCTCTGTGAGGAGAGGAGTTTAACTGATCAACACTGTGTGCACAAATTCCACTCATTACCTAAATCAG GAGAAAAACCAGAGGCCGATAGAAATCCCCCTGTGCTATATCACAATAGCCGAGCTCGATCTACTGGTGCTTGCAACTGTGGAAGGAAACAAGCACCTCGAGATGATCCTTTTGATATCAAAGCAGCCAATTATGACTTTTATCAG CTTCTGGAAGAAAAGTGTTGTGGAAAATTGGATCATATCAATTTCCCGGTATTTGAACCAAGTACTCCAGATCCTGCTCCTGCTAAAAATGAATCCTCTCCTGCTCCTCCAGATTCAGATGCTGataaacttaaagaaaaagaacctCAAACCCAAGGAGAGAGCACAAGCCTGAGTTTAGCTTTGAGTTTGGGCCAATCCACAGATAGCTTAGGTACCTATCCAGCTGATCCACAAGCAGGAGGAGACAATCCAGAAGTTCATGGTCAAGTAGAAGTGAAAACTGAGAAGAGACCAAACTTGGTTGATCGACAGGCATCCACAGTTGAGTATCTCCCAGGCATGCTACATTCAAATTGCCCTAAAGGTCTCCTACCCAAATTCTCCAGCTGGTCTTTGGTTAAACTAGGCCCTGCTAAGTCTTATAACTTTCATACAGGTTTGGACCAACAGGGGTTCATTCCAGGAACAAATTATCTTATGCCTTGGGACATTGTCATCAGGACTAGAGCTGAAGATGAAGGAGACTTAGACACAAACTCTTGGCCTGCTCCAAATAAAGCTATTCCTGGAAAGAGAAGTGCAGTTGTAATGGGAAGAGGAAGACGGCGAGATGACATAGCTCGAGCTTTTGTGGGCTTTGAATACGAAGACTCTCGAGGACGGAGATTCATGTGCTCTGGGCCTGACAAAGTAATGAAAGTAATGGGAAGTGGGCCAAAGGAATCAGCTTTAAAAGCCCTAAATAGTGACATGCCTTTATATATTCTGTCATCCTCTCAAGGTAGAGGGCTGAAACCTCATTATGCTCAACTTATGAGGCTTTTTGTTGTGGTTCCTGATGCTCCTTTGCAGATAATACTAATGCCTCAG GTTCAACCaggcccaccaccatgtccggtaTTCTacccagaaaaacaagaaatcacCCTTCCACCTGATGGCCTTTGGGTTTTGAGATTTCCTTATGCATATGTGACTGAGAGAGGACCTTGTTTCCCCCCTAAGGAAAATGTGCAGTTAATGAGCTACAAGGTGCTCCGAGGAGTTCTTAAGGCAGTAACACAATAA